In Silene latifolia isolate original U9 population chromosome X, ASM4854445v1, whole genome shotgun sequence, the following proteins share a genomic window:
- the LOC141621551 gene encoding MACPF domain-containing protein At1g14780-like — MPDAINLSFIPITSLLKGVPGKGFLSHAINLYLRHKPPIADLQYFLEFQSNRVWAPIHSDLPLAPTTNMPIPTSALYFNMMGPKVNVNTAQVTAENKPVTGVRLYLEGMRNDRFTSIHLFCHLHYIVDSSRYCKPVSHETYYLVMVTG; from the exons ATGCCTGATGCGATAAACTTGAGTTTCATTCCGATAACTTCACTTCTTAAAGGTGTCCCTGGCAAAGGTTTCTTATCACATGCTATCAATCTTTATCTTCGTC ATAAACCACCAATTGCTGATTTACAGTACTTCCTCGAGTTCCAGTCGAACAGAGTATGGGCTCCTATACACAGCGATCTCCCGTTAGCACCTACGACAAACATGCCAATCCCAACTTCTGCCCTCTATTTTAACATGATGGGTCCAAAAGTAAATGTCAATACTGCTCAG GTTACTGCTGAGAATAAACCTGTTACAGGAGTGCGGTTATACCTCGAGGGCATGAGAAATGACAGGTTCACTTCAATTCATCTATTTTGTCATTTACATTACATTGTTGATTCCTCAAGGTACTGCAAACCCGTCTCACATGAGACTTACTATTTGGTAATGGTAACAGGTTAG